GGTGAATCGGTGCTGGCCGGCACTGGCGGGATGTCGGCGCTGGTCGCCATCCACAACACTTCGGCGTCTTCGTCGCTGGTCGAAACCGCCGCGTGGCCGGTGCGGCTGTCGAAGTACAAACTGTCGCCGGCGTTCAAATGCGTTGGCGCGTACAACTCGGAATACAGGCAAACGCTGCCGCTGATCACGTACAGGAATTCCTCGCCCTCGTGACGGCCCCAGTCGTCGAAGGCGTCGAGCGTGTGCGCGGAAATGCGGATGCGGAACGGCAGCATTGCTTTGTGCGCGAGGTCGGTGGCGAGCAACTCCATCTGATAGCCGCGATACGCGTGGCGTTGGCCTTCATTCTTGCGGGTCAACGCACGACGTCCGCTCGCGCTGACTTTCGGCGTGGAGCCGAACAACTCGC
This genomic stretch from Paraburkholderia bryophila harbors:
- a CDS encoding helix-turn-helix domain-containing protein: MDTHLTKPADPSTTDLGRRVRAARQAQDLTLETASRLCGVSRSTLSKVENGLMSPTFDVLQKIVLGLKIEIGELFGSTPKVSASGRRALTRKNEGQRHAYRGYQMELLATDLAHKAMLPFRIRISAHTLDAFDDWGRHEGEEFLYVISGSVCLYSELYAPTHLNAGDSLYFDSRTGHAAVSTSDEDAEVLWMATSADIPPVPASTDSPKK